The following coding sequences are from one Dama dama isolate Ldn47 chromosome 8, ASM3311817v1, whole genome shotgun sequence window:
- the TRNP1 gene encoding TMF-regulated nuclear protein 1, translating into MPGCRISACGPGAQEGSAEPGSPLPPPPREPLSCPQPPSPSPTLTPTRAQASSQPEAAQESAGSAEGLELQRWRQGASGGAGGPEPAGGAGGGQGAAAAAGGRALELAEARRRLLEVEGRRRLVSELESRVLQLHRVFLAAELRLAHRAESLGRLGGGVAQAELYLAAHGPRLKKGSRRGRRARPPALLASALGLGSCVPWGAGRLRRGHGPEPESPFRRSPPRGPASPQR; encoded by the coding sequence atgcCGGGCTGCCGCATCAGCGCCTGCGGCCCGGGGGCCCAGGAAGGGTCGGCGGAACCAGGAtccccgctgccgccgccgccccggGAGCCCCTGTCGTGCCCTCAGCCCCCATCCCCAAGTCCGACCTTGACCCCAACCCGGGCTCAGGCCTCATCGCAGCCCGAAGCTGCCCAAGAGTCGGCGGGCTCCGCTGAGGGGCTGGAGCTGCAGCGCTGGCGCCAGGGCGCTAGCGGGGGCGCTGGGGGCCCCGAGCCGGCAGGGGGCGCGGGCGGCGGCCAGGgcgccgcggcggcggcgggtgGCCGCGCGCTGGAGCTGGCCGAAGCGCGGCGGCGACTGCTGGAGGTGGAGGGCCGCCGGCGCCTGGTGTCGGAGCTGGAGAGCCGCGTGCTGCAGCTGCACCGCGTCTTTCTGGCGGCCGAGCTGCGCCTGGCGCACCGCGCCGAGAGCCTGGGCCGCCTGGGCGGCGGCGTGGCGCAGGCCGAGCTCTACCTGGCGGCGCACGGGCCGCGCCTCAAGAAGGGCTCGCGCCGCGGCCgccgcgcccgcccgcccgcgctGCTCGCCTCGGCGCTGGGTCTGGGCAGCTGCGTGCCCTGGGGCGCCGGGCGCCTGCGGCGGGGCCACGGCCCGGAGCCGGAATCGCCCTTCCGCCGCAGCCCGCCCCGCGGCCCCGCCTCACCCCAGCGCTGA